The proteins below come from a single Mytilus edulis chromosome 5, xbMytEdul2.2, whole genome shotgun sequence genomic window:
- the LOC139525057 gene encoding circumsporozoite protein-like, whose product MKSLGNNHAILVPNVVYNPNPNAVYNPSPYDVYIPNPNPVYNPDPNVVCDLNPNPVYNPSPNGVYYPNPNGVNNPNPYAVFDPSPNGVSNPNVVYNPNPDGVNNPNNNSVNNPNPYVVYNPNTNGVYTPYPNGVNNPNPNDVNNPNTNGVYNPNPNGVNIPNPNGVNNPNPNGVYNPNPNYV is encoded by the coding sequence ATGAAAAGTCTAGGTAACAACCATGCCATCCTCGTGCCTAatgttgtctataaccctaaccctaatgctgtctataaccctagcCCTTATGATGTCTATATCCCTAACCCTAATCCTGTCTATAACCCTGACCCTAATGTTGTCTGTGACCTTAACCCTAATCCTGTCTATAACCCTAGCCCTAATGGTGTCtattaccctaaccctaatggggtaaataaccctaacccttacgCTGTCTTTGACCCAAGCCCTAATGGTGTTTCTAACCCTAATGttgtatataaccctaaccctgatGGTGTTAATAACCCTAACAATAATAGTGtcaataaccctaacccttatgttGTATATAACCCTAACACTAATGGTGTCTATACCCCTTACCCTAATGGTGTCaataatcctaaccctaatgacgTCAATAACCCTAACACTAATggtgtctataaccctaaccctaatggtGTCAATATCCCTAACCCTAATGGTGtcaataaccctaaccctaatggtgtctataatcctaaccctaattaTGTCTAA